One genomic region from Streptomyces venezuelae encodes:
- the hemQ gene encoding hydrogen peroxide-dependent heme synthase, with the protein MSAPEKIPNAGKKAKDLNEVIRYTLWSVFKLRDVLPEDRAGYADEVQELFDQLAAKDITVRGTYDLSGLRADADVMIWWHAETSDELQAAYNLFRRTKLGRALEPVWSNMALHRPAEFNKSHIPAFLADENPRDYVSVYPFVRSYDWYLLPDEDRRRMLADHGKMARGYPDVRANTVASFSLGDYEWLLAFEADELHRIVDLMRHLRASEARMHVREEVPFYTGRRKSVADLVAGLA; encoded by the coding sequence ATGAGTGCGCCCGAAAAGATCCCGAACGCCGGTAAGAAGGCGAAGGACCTCAACGAGGTCATCCGCTACACCCTGTGGTCCGTGTTCAAGCTGCGCGACGTTCTGCCCGAGGACCGCGCCGGCTACGCCGACGAGGTCCAGGAGCTGTTCGACCAGCTCGCCGCCAAGGACATCACCGTCCGCGGCACGTACGACCTCTCCGGTCTGCGCGCCGACGCCGACGTCATGATCTGGTGGCACGCCGAGACGAGCGACGAGCTCCAGGCGGCGTACAACCTCTTCCGCCGCACCAAGCTGGGCCGCGCCCTGGAGCCGGTCTGGTCCAACATGGCGCTGCACCGCCCCGCCGAGTTCAACAAGTCGCACATCCCGGCCTTCCTGGCCGACGAGAACCCGCGCGACTACGTCTCGGTCTACCCCTTCGTGCGCTCCTACGACTGGTACCTGCTGCCGGACGAGGACCGTCGCCGCATGCTCGCCGACCACGGCAAGATGGCCCGCGGCTACCCCGACGTCCGCGCCAACACGGTCGCCTCCTTCTCGCTCGGCGACTACGAGTGGCTCCTCGCCTTCGAGGCCGACGAGCTGCACCGCATCGTCGACCTCATGCGCCACCTGCGCGCCTCCGAGGCGCGGATGCACGTCCGCGAGGAGGTCCCGTTCTACACCGGTCGCCGCAAGAGCGTCGCCGACCTGGTGGCGGGCCTGGCCTGA
- a CDS encoding ribonuclease D produces MTDAQETAADTALRTTGGGPPDDDVPANGLPIPLLEPREGIPPVVETEDALAEVIAAFAAGTGPVAVDAERASGYRYGQRAYLVQLRREGAGTALVDPVGCPDLSGLGEALAGTEWILHAATQDLPCLRDIGMLPTSLFDTELAGRLAGFPRVGLGAMVESVLGYALEKGHSAVDWSTRPLPEPWLRYAALDVELLVDLRDALEKELDRQGKLEWAHQEFDAIASAPPAPPRKDPWRRTSGMHKVRRRRQMAVVRELWTARDKVAQRRDVSPGKVLSDAAIVEAALAVPVNVAALTTLPGFGNRMGRRQLEQWQAAVDRARALPESELPQPGAQVAGPPPPRAWADKDPVAAARLAAARTAVSALAEELNLPQENLITPDTVRRVCWEPPSPADADAVAAALAGHGARPWQVGLVTPLLVEALAAEA; encoded by the coding sequence GTGACCGACGCCCAAGAGACCGCAGCAGACACAGCACTGCGCACCACCGGGGGCGGCCCCCCGGACGACGATGTCCCTGCGAATGGGCTTCCGATCCCGTTGCTGGAGCCCCGCGAGGGGATCCCGCCCGTCGTCGAGACGGAGGACGCCCTCGCCGAGGTGATCGCCGCCTTCGCCGCCGGGACCGGCCCGGTGGCCGTCGACGCCGAGCGTGCCTCCGGCTACCGCTACGGGCAGCGCGCCTATCTCGTCCAGCTCCGCCGCGAGGGCGCGGGCACCGCGCTCGTCGACCCCGTGGGCTGCCCCGACCTCTCGGGGCTCGGCGAGGCGCTCGCCGGGACCGAGTGGATCCTGCACGCCGCGACCCAGGACCTTCCGTGCCTGCGCGACATAGGCATGCTCCCCACCTCGCTCTTCGACACCGAGCTGGCCGGACGGCTCGCGGGCTTCCCGCGCGTCGGCCTCGGCGCGATGGTCGAGTCCGTCCTCGGCTACGCCCTGGAGAAGGGCCACTCCGCCGTCGACTGGTCCACCCGCCCGCTGCCCGAGCCCTGGCTGCGGTACGCGGCGCTGGACGTCGAGCTCCTCGTCGACCTGCGCGACGCGCTGGAGAAGGAGCTCGACCGGCAGGGGAAGCTGGAGTGGGCGCACCAGGAGTTCGACGCGATCGCCTCCGCCCCGCCCGCCCCACCGCGCAAGGACCCGTGGCGCCGCACCTCCGGCATGCACAAGGTGCGCCGCCGCCGCCAGATGGCGGTCGTACGGGAGCTGTGGACGGCCCGTGACAAGGTCGCCCAGCGGCGGGACGTCTCCCCCGGCAAGGTGCTGAGCGACGCGGCGATCGTCGAGGCCGCGCTCGCGGTGCCGGTGAACGTGGCCGCGCTCACCACGCTGCCCGGTTTCGGCAACCGGATGGGCCGCCGGCAGCTGGAGCAGTGGCAGGCCGCGGTGGACCGGGCCAGGGCCCTGCCCGAGAGCGAGCTCCCCCAGCCGGGCGCGCAGGTCGCGGGCCCGCCCCCGCCCCGCGCCTGGGCGGACAAGGACCCGGTCGCGGCGGCCCGTCTCGCGGCGGCCCGCACGGCGGTCTCGGCGCTCGCGGAGGAGCTGAACCTCCCCCAGGAGAACCTGATCACCCCGGACACGGTCCGCCGCGTCTGCTGGGAGCCGCCGTCCCCGGCCGACGCGGACGCCGTCGCCGCCGCCCTGGCGGGCCATGGCGCGCGTCCCTGGCAGGTCGGGCTCGTGACCCCGCTGCTCGTCGAGGCGCTGGCCGCGGAGGCCTGA
- a CDS encoding FAD-dependent oxidoreductase yields MSERLVVIGGDAAGMSAASQARRLRSAGELEIVAFERGHFSSYSACGIPYWVGGDVAARGELIARSPEEHRARDIDLRMRTEVTAIDVPGRRVLSRDLDAGTEAWTGFDKLVIATGARPLRPPLPGIDAPGVHGVQTLDDGQALLDSLERTPGRRAVVVGAGYIGVEMAEALLARGYDVTVLTRGEQPMATLDPDMGRLVHRAMDGLGITTVVSAEVTKILTGADGRVRAVATASAEYPADVVVLGTGVVPETSLARAAGLPLGEYGGLLTDLAMRVRGHEDIWAGGDCVEVLDLVSGRERHVPLGTHANKHGQVIGANVGGDYATFPGVVGTAVSKVCDLEIARTGLREKDAREVGLRFVTVTVESTSRAGYYPGAAPMTVKMLAERRTGRLLGVQIVGREGAAKRVDIAAVALTAGMSVEAMTALDLGYAPPFSPVWDPVLIAARKATAAVRAAG; encoded by the coding sequence ATGAGCGAACGACTGGTGGTCATCGGGGGCGACGCGGCGGGCATGTCCGCCGCGTCGCAGGCGCGCAGGCTCAGGTCCGCCGGGGAGCTGGAGATCGTCGCCTTCGAGCGCGGTCACTTCTCCTCGTACTCGGCCTGCGGCATCCCGTACTGGGTCGGCGGGGACGTCGCCGCACGGGGGGAGCTGATCGCCCGGTCCCCGGAGGAGCACCGGGCGAGGGACATCGATCTGCGGATGCGGACCGAGGTGACCGCGATCGACGTGCCGGGGCGGCGGGTCCTCTCCCGGGACCTCGACGCGGGTACGGAGGCGTGGACGGGCTTCGACAAGCTGGTGATCGCGACCGGGGCCCGGCCGCTGCGTCCGCCGCTGCCGGGGATCGACGCGCCCGGCGTGCACGGCGTCCAGACCCTCGACGACGGGCAGGCACTGCTCGACTCGCTGGAGCGGACGCCGGGCCGGCGGGCGGTCGTGGTCGGCGCGGGCTACATCGGCGTGGAGATGGCCGAGGCGCTGCTCGCCCGCGGCTACGACGTGACGGTCCTGACGCGGGGCGAGCAGCCGATGGCGACGCTCGATCCGGACATGGGCCGGCTGGTGCACCGGGCGATGGACGGCCTGGGGATCACGACGGTCGTCTCGGCGGAGGTGACGAAGATCCTGACCGGAGCGGACGGCAGGGTGCGGGCGGTGGCGACGGCGTCCGCCGAGTATCCGGCGGACGTGGTGGTCCTGGGGACGGGTGTGGTGCCGGAGACCTCGCTCGCGCGGGCGGCGGGGCTGCCGCTGGGCGAGTACGGCGGGCTGCTGACCGATCTCGCGATGCGGGTGCGCGGTCACGAGGACATCTGGGCGGGCGGCGACTGCGTGGAGGTCCTGGACCTGGTCTCGGGCCGGGAGCGGCACGTGCCGCTGGGGACGCACGCGAACAAGCACGGCCAGGTGATCGGGGCGAACGTCGGCGGCGACTACGCCACCTTCCCGGGTGTGGTGGGCACGGCGGTGTCGAAGGTGTGCGACCTGGAGATCGCGCGGACGGGCCTGCGGGAGAAGGACGCCCGCGAGGTGGGGCTGCGGTTCGTGACGGTGACGGTGGAGTCGACGAGCCGGGCGGGCTACTACCCGGGGGCCGCGCCGATGACGGTGAAGATGCTGGCGGAGCGGCGTACGGGGCGGCTGCTCGGGGTGCAGATCGTGGGGCGGGAGGGCGCGGCGAAGCGGGTGGACATCGCGGCGGTCGCGCTGACGGCGGGGATGTCCGTGGAGGCGATGACGGCCCTGGACCTGGGGTACGCGCCGCCGTTCTCGCCGGTGTGGGACCCGGTGCTGATCGCCGCCCGCAAGGCCACGGCGGCTGTTCGGGCGGCGGGATGA
- a CDS encoding response regulator transcription factor encodes MSVLLEQPASLVAYRPNKPTAMVVVADPRVRSTVTRHLWALGVRDVIEASSIAEARPRVGNPRDICVADVHLPDGSGLTLLSETRAAGWPNGLALSAADDIGAVRNALAGGVKGYVVTGTRTNIGHPTRPGAAPIGSAAARLGHRRPPGAPSHPGGYRELSGREVEVLRLVAEGQSNKAIGVSMGLSALTVKSHLARIARKLGTGDRAGMVAVALRTGIIH; translated from the coding sequence GTGTCCGTTCTCCTCGAGCAGCCCGCAAGCCTGGTCGCCTACCGCCCGAACAAGCCGACGGCCATGGTCGTCGTGGCCGACCCGCGCGTCCGCTCCACCGTCACCCGCCACCTGTGGGCCCTCGGAGTACGCGACGTGATCGAGGCTTCGTCCATCGCGGAGGCACGTCCCCGCGTCGGCAACCCGCGCGACATCTGCGTTGCCGACGTCCACCTGCCCGACGGCAGCGGCCTGACCCTGCTGTCCGAGACCCGCGCCGCGGGCTGGCCCAACGGCCTCGCCCTCTCGGCCGCCGATGACATCGGCGCCGTACGCAACGCCCTGGCGGGCGGCGTGAAGGGCTATGTCGTCACCGGCACCCGGACCAACATCGGTCACCCGACCCGGCCCGGAGCCGCCCCCATCGGCTCCGCCGCCGCGCGTCTCGGCCACCGCCGCCCCCCGGGTGCCCCGAGCCACCCGGGCGGCTACCGCGAGCTCTCCGGCCGTGAGGTCGAGGTTCTCCGGCTCGTCGCGGAGGGCCAGTCGAACAAGGCGATCGGCGTCTCCATGGGCCTCTCCGCCCTCACCGTCAAGAGTCACCTCGCCCGCATCGCCCGCAAGCTGGGCACCGGCGACCGCGCCGGCATGGTCGCGGTGGCCCTGCGGACGGGGATCATCCACTGA
- a CDS encoding alpha/beta fold hydrolase: MAATVTQAVSNVTDLYVDHISTIPANVGHKVKLFVREHEATSHGAGPRRPVLMLHGRSVAGVAAFDLPGKNKRYSWAAQLAKAGHDVYVMELQGSGLSTRPKMDDHRNVSPAEAQRRLLVPNPNPEIYTGPVEYGKQLNNSQSDWDEVGAVVDFVLDRTGVTKLDLIGYSAGAQQLGPYAIKNPGKVRSLFLAAPIFPPNGRKSKAGTDFDAPVPMPVSLPEGAFAYPMTVGTKDGLKLSWERDLKCPDQREPDMLDEAWKAMMAADPIGATWGGTVPGSPDGLNRIRNSYWWGWNSTTVQLHKVLGDRVPVCIVYGEHDSIINTSPDLGLTYFSTPELYRKIPGTKKLMFRISCAGHQLLWERQAKLVHTMSEHWLKHGKVEGATSGSYDRDADGALTLLEE; this comes from the coding sequence ATGGCGGCCACGGTCACCCAGGCGGTATCCAACGTCACCGATCTCTACGTGGATCACATCTCGACGATTCCGGCGAACGTCGGCCACAAGGTCAAGCTCTTCGTCCGGGAGCACGAGGCCACCTCCCACGGCGCCGGCCCGCGCCGGCCCGTTCTGATGCTGCACGGCCGCAGTGTCGCGGGCGTGGCGGCCTTCGACCTGCCGGGCAAGAACAAGAGGTACAGCTGGGCCGCGCAGCTGGCGAAGGCCGGCCACGACGTGTACGTGATGGAACTGCAGGGCTCAGGCCTGTCCACCCGGCCGAAGATGGACGACCACCGCAACGTCAGCCCGGCCGAGGCCCAGCGCAGACTCCTCGTCCCGAACCCGAACCCCGAGATCTACACCGGCCCGGTGGAGTACGGGAAGCAGCTGAACAACTCGCAGAGCGACTGGGACGAGGTCGGCGCCGTCGTCGACTTCGTCCTCGACCGCACCGGCGTCACGAAGCTGGACCTCATCGGCTACTCCGCGGGCGCCCAGCAGCTCGGGCCCTACGCCATCAAGAACCCCGGCAAGGTGCGCAGCCTCTTCCTGGCGGCGCCGATCTTCCCGCCGAACGGCAGGAAGAGCAAGGCCGGGACCGACTTCGACGCCCCGGTGCCCATGCCGGTGTCCCTTCCCGAGGGCGCCTTCGCCTATCCGATGACGGTGGGCACCAAGGACGGTCTCAAACTCTCCTGGGAGAGGGACCTGAAGTGTCCCGACCAGCGTGAGCCCGACATGCTCGACGAGGCGTGGAAGGCGATGATGGCGGCCGACCCGATCGGCGCCACCTGGGGAGGCACGGTCCCCGGCTCCCCGGACGGGCTGAACCGGATCCGGAACTCCTACTGGTGGGGCTGGAACTCCACCACCGTGCAGCTGCACAAGGTCCTCGGCGACAGGGTGCCCGTGTGCATCGTGTACGGGGAGCACGACTCGATCATCAACACCTCGCCGGACCTCGGCCTGACGTACTTCTCGACGCCCGAGCTCTACCGGAAGATCCCCGGGACGAAGAAACTGATGTTCCGGATCTCCTGCGCGGGCCACCAGCTGCTCTGGGAGCGCCAGGCCAAGCTGGTGCACACCATGTCCGAGCACTGGCTGAAGCACGGCAAGGTCGAGGGCGCGACCAGCGGAAGCTACGACCGGGATGCGGACGGGGCCCTCACCCTGCTGGAGGAGTGA
- the hemE gene encoding uroporphyrinogen decarboxylase, which yields MSANDRPQGQQTKQQSRTYDSAFLRACRREPVPHTPVWFMRQAGRSLPEYLKVREGIPMLESCMRPELVTEITLQPVRRHKVDAAIYFSDIVVPLKAIGLDLDIKPGVGPVVAEPIRTRADLARLRDLTPEDVHYVTEAIGMLTAELGETPLIGFAGAPFTLASYLVEGGPSRSHERTKAMMYGDPQLWADLLDRLAEITSAFLKVQIEAGASAVQLFDSWVGALAPADYRRSVMPASVKVFDAVAGYGVPRIHFGVGTGELLGLMGEAGADVVGVDWRVPLDEAARRVGPGKALQGNLDPAVLFASTEVVEAKADEVLAAAKGLEGHVFNLGHGVMPSMDPDALTRLVDYVHTRTAV from the coding sequence GTGAGTGCCAATGACCGCCCGCAGGGCCAGCAGACGAAGCAGCAGTCGCGGACGTACGACTCCGCGTTCCTCCGGGCATGCCGGCGCGAGCCCGTGCCGCACACCCCCGTCTGGTTCATGCGGCAGGCCGGGCGCTCCCTCCCCGAGTACCTGAAGGTCCGCGAGGGCATCCCGATGCTCGAGTCGTGCATGCGGCCCGAGCTGGTCACCGAGATCACGCTGCAGCCGGTGCGCCGCCACAAGGTCGACGCGGCCATCTACTTCAGCGACATCGTCGTCCCGCTCAAGGCCATCGGCCTCGACCTCGACATCAAGCCCGGCGTCGGCCCGGTCGTCGCCGAGCCGATCCGGACCCGCGCCGACCTGGCCCGGCTGCGCGACCTGACCCCCGAGGACGTCCACTACGTCACCGAGGCCATCGGGATGCTCACCGCCGAGCTGGGCGAGACCCCGCTCATCGGCTTCGCGGGCGCGCCTTTCACCCTCGCGAGCTACCTCGTCGAGGGCGGCCCGTCGCGCAGCCACGAGCGCACCAAGGCGATGATGTACGGCGACCCGCAGCTCTGGGCCGACCTGCTCGACCGCCTCGCCGAGATCACCTCGGCCTTCCTCAAGGTCCAGATCGAGGCCGGCGCCTCCGCCGTGCAGCTCTTCGACTCCTGGGTGGGCGCCCTCGCCCCGGCCGACTACCGCCGCTCGGTGATGCCGGCCTCCGTGAAGGTCTTCGACGCGGTCGCCGGTTACGGCGTCCCGCGCATCCACTTCGGCGTGGGTACGGGCGAGCTGCTCGGCCTCATGGGCGAGGCCGGCGCGGACGTCGTCGGCGTCGACTGGCGCGTCCCGCTCGACGAGGCCGCCCGCCGCGTCGGCCCCGGCAAGGCGCTCCAGGGCAACCTGGACCCGGCCGTGCTCTTCGCCTCGACCGAGGTCGTCGAGGCCAAGGCGGACGAGGTCCTCGCCGCCGCGAAGGGCCTGGAGGGGCACGTCTTCAACCTGGGCCACGGCGTCATGCCGTCGATGGACCCGGACGCGCTGACGCGTCTCGTCGACTACGTGCACACGCGGACGGCCGTCTGA
- a CDS encoding DUF4349 domain-containing protein, producing the protein MSRTRTASRARTATAAALLTASLVLTGCGASSDDSAGDAKRGVSAAKPANGSKAVVEGAADAASGGEKAPTAPGKAAQPQHVIRTASLSVEVEDATKALVTARRVAAGAGGRVENESTERLDDSYVTSRVVLRVPQEQYDAVLVELAGTGRLLARKADAKDVTEQVVDVESRIATQRASVGRVRALMQRAEKLADVVTLEGELSRRQADLESLLAQQSSLKDRTSLATITLELTEKEKPGADKEQDESRPGFGDALSGGWNALVGAAAWVVVVLAALAPWLAVALIVFVVWRRLVRPRLAARPAAAPETRPLPEANAAGVPAGAGIPETRESPEK; encoded by the coding sequence ATGAGCAGAACACGAACGGCGTCGCGGGCCCGGACGGCGACGGCCGCCGCGCTCCTGACGGCCTCGCTCGTCCTGACCGGCTGCGGCGCGAGCTCCGACGACTCGGCAGGCGACGCCAAGCGGGGCGTGAGCGCGGCGAAGCCCGCCAACGGCAGCAAGGCGGTCGTGGAGGGTGCCGCCGACGCCGCGTCGGGCGGCGAGAAGGCCCCCACGGCGCCGGGCAAGGCCGCGCAGCCGCAGCACGTCATCCGTACCGCCTCGCTCTCCGTGGAGGTCGAGGACGCGACGAAGGCCCTGGTCACGGCTCGCCGGGTGGCGGCGGGCGCGGGAGGACGGGTGGAGAACGAGTCGACGGAGCGGCTCGACGACTCGTACGTCACCTCGCGTGTGGTGCTGCGGGTGCCGCAGGAGCAGTACGACGCGGTCCTCGTCGAGCTGGCGGGCACCGGCAGGCTGCTCGCCCGCAAGGCCGACGCCAAGGACGTCACCGAGCAGGTGGTGGACGTGGAGAGCCGGATCGCCACCCAGCGGGCGAGTGTGGGGCGCGTACGGGCGCTGATGCAGCGGGCGGAGAAGCTGGCCGACGTGGTGACCCTGGAGGGCGAGCTGAGCCGCCGCCAGGCGGACCTGGAGTCGCTGCTCGCCCAGCAGTCCTCCCTGAAGGACCGGACCTCGCTGGCGACGATCACCCTGGAGCTGACCGAGAAGGAGAAGCCGGGCGCCGACAAGGAGCAGGACGAGAGCCGCCCCGGCTTCGGTGACGCGCTGAGCGGCGGGTGGAACGCGCTGGTGGGCGCGGCCGCCTGGGTCGTGGTCGTGCTGGCCGCGCTGGCGCCGTGGCTCGCGGTCGCGCTGATCGTCTTCGTGGTGTGGCGCCGCCTGGTCCGTCCGCGCCTCGCGGCGCGCCCGGCCGCGGCTCCGGAGACGCGGCCCCTGCCGGAGGCGAACGCCGCGGGTGTCCCCGCGGGTGCCGGGATCCCCGAGACCCGGGAGTCTCCCGAGAAGTAG
- a CDS encoding DUF3000 domain-containing protein produces MAAAQGHFSDHSDGKRGTDETADSTETNPVPPAFRRAVEALRSARLRSEIEIDPTRPPQRLAPYAYAVEAAVVDGEEDLADGRLVLLHDPDGHEAWKGTFRLVTLVRAELEPEMAADPLLPEVCWSWLTGALEARGLAYGEASGTVTMAGSHYFGGLADRRPATQIEIRASWTPHEGLGGVPDTGAHLAAWCDLLCQIAGLPPAAPEPGAGPTGTVTGAGVVSLPQRRGPQQA; encoded by the coding sequence ATGGCTGCGGCTCAGGGACATTTTTCCGATCATTCCGACGGCAAAAGAGGGACGGACGAGACAGCGGACAGTACGGAGACGAACCCGGTACCCCCCGCCTTCCGGCGTGCGGTGGAGGCGCTGCGATCGGCGCGACTGCGTTCCGAGATCGAGATCGACCCGACCAGGCCCCCGCAGCGCCTGGCCCCGTACGCGTACGCGGTGGAGGCGGCCGTCGTCGACGGTGAGGAGGACCTCGCGGACGGCAGGCTCGTGCTGCTGCACGATCCGGACGGCCACGAGGCATGGAAGGGCACGTTCCGGCTGGTGACGCTCGTCCGGGCCGAGCTGGAGCCCGAGATGGCGGCGGACCCGCTGCTCCCCGAGGTGTGCTGGTCCTGGCTGACCGGGGCACTGGAGGCGCGCGGGCTCGCGTACGGGGAGGCGAGCGGGACCGTCACGATGGCCGGCTCGCACTACTTCGGCGGGCTGGCCGACCGGCGGCCGGCGACCCAGATCGAGATCCGGGCCTCCTGGACGCCGCACGAGGGGCTGGGCGGGGTGCCGGACACCGGGGCGCACCTGGCGGCCTGGTGCGATCTGCTCTGCCAGATCGCGGGACTGCCTCCGGCAGCGCCCGAGCCGGGGGCGGGGCCGACGGGGACGGTGACGGGCGCGGGGGTCGTCTCGCTGCCCCAGCGACGGGGCCCGCAGCAGGCGTAG
- a CDS encoding TIGR04222 domain-containing membrane protein, translating to MVWVPLLLVACVVAGVGCARLCRASLAAARPTTASAAEDELTVLEAAYLAGGPLRVTDLTLVAMHRERRLLLAHTGWATVVDSATGSRDEWESAVLGAIGPGGQSPIPAVRPAVAAADAVRSLAQRLVDRGLAVPDAGRREVAAGVRAVRAAFLLSLALGTAAALLVPGTERAPVVAAFSLPLLASALCLLIGRIEVYPYTRWASPAGQRLLSGLSPADPLTALATRGPAVLEPELRAALRGHAPVRLA from the coding sequence ATGGTCTGGGTTCCGCTTCTCCTCGTGGCGTGCGTCGTGGCCGGCGTCGGCTGCGCACGGCTGTGCCGGGCCTCCCTCGCGGCGGCCCGGCCCACGACCGCGTCCGCCGCGGAGGACGAGCTCACCGTCCTCGAAGCCGCCTACCTCGCCGGCGGTCCGCTCCGGGTCACCGACCTCACCCTCGTCGCGATGCACCGGGAGCGGCGGCTGCTCCTCGCCCACACCGGCTGGGCGACCGTCGTGGACTCCGCCACCGGCTCCCGGGACGAGTGGGAGAGCGCCGTGCTCGGCGCGATCGGGCCCGGCGGCCAGTCCCCGATCCCCGCTGTCCGGCCGGCGGTGGCCGCCGCCGATGCGGTGCGGTCGCTCGCCCAACGACTCGTCGACCGGGGGCTCGCCGTCCCCGACGCCGGCCGCCGGGAGGTCGCGGCCGGGGTACGGGCGGTGCGGGCCGCCTTCCTGCTCTCCCTGGCGCTCGGGACGGCGGCGGCGCTCCTCGTGCCCGGCACGGAGCGGGCACCGGTCGTCGCCGCGTTCTCGCTGCCTCTGCTCGCCTCGGCGCTCTGCCTGCTGATCGGCCGGATCGAGGTGTACCCGTACACCCGCTGGGCGTCCCCCGCCGGGCAGCGGCTGCTCTCCGGCCTCTCCCCCGCCGATCCGCTCACCGCGCTCGCGACGCGCGGCCCCGCCGTCCTGGAGCCCGAGCTCCGCGCGGCCCTCCGCGGACACGCTCCCGTACGTCTGGCGTAG
- the hemG gene encoding protoporphyrinogen oxidase, with translation MNADTTGPHVVVAGGGIAGLAAAHRLATAGHRVTLLEADDRLGGKLLAGEIAGAPVDLGAESLLARRPEAVALARAVGLGDRLQAPATTTASVWSRGTLTPMPKGHVMGVPGDGRAVEGLLSEEGVRRIGLDRELPPTEIGDDIAIGAYVSERMGHEVVDRLVEPLLGGVYAGDAYRISMKAAVPALFEAARRHPTLTAAVHAVQQAGAAVPADAAGAATGLGGSVFLGVEGGVGTLPGAVADAIRAAGGEILTRTAVTALRRTGPAGWEVVAGDRGVAADAVVLATPAGPAAALLADHAPAASAELAGIEYASMALITLAFRRTDLPALPGSGFLVPPVDGHTIKASTFSSRKWRWVADGAPDLFVLRTSVGRHGEEEQVHREDTDLVAASLKDLAAATGLAARPVATTVTRWTGGLPQYPVGHLARVARLREAVAALPGLRVAGAAYDGVGIPACIASAHRAADEIAGAFGDEIIATSKRTHPGAGHSS, from the coding sequence ATGAACGCGGACACCACGGGACCCCACGTCGTCGTCGCCGGAGGCGGAATCGCCGGACTCGCGGCCGCCCACCGGCTCGCCACCGCAGGCCACCGGGTGACCCTCCTCGAAGCGGACGACCGCCTCGGCGGCAAACTCCTCGCCGGGGAGATCGCCGGCGCGCCCGTGGACCTCGGCGCCGAGTCGCTGCTCGCCCGCCGCCCCGAGGCCGTCGCCCTCGCCCGGGCCGTCGGCCTCGGCGACCGGCTCCAGGCACCGGCCACGACCACGGCCTCCGTCTGGTCCCGCGGCACGCTCACCCCCATGCCCAAGGGCCATGTGATGGGCGTCCCCGGTGACGGCCGCGCGGTCGAAGGGCTCCTCTCCGAGGAGGGCGTGCGCCGGATCGGCCTCGACCGCGAACTCCCCCCGACCGAGATCGGCGACGACATCGCCATCGGCGCGTACGTCTCCGAGCGCATGGGCCACGAGGTCGTCGACCGGCTCGTCGAACCCCTCCTCGGCGGCGTCTACGCCGGCGACGCCTACCGCATCTCGATGAAGGCCGCCGTCCCCGCCCTCTTCGAGGCCGCCCGCCGCCACCCCACGCTCACCGCCGCCGTCCACGCCGTCCAGCAGGCCGGAGCAGCCGTCCCGGCCGACGCGGCGGGCGCCGCCACCGGCCTCGGCGGCTCCGTCTTCCTCGGCGTCGAGGGCGGTGTCGGCACCCTGCCCGGCGCCGTCGCCGACGCCATCCGCGCCGCCGGGGGCGAGATCCTCACCCGTACCGCCGTCACCGCCCTCCGCCGCACCGGTCCGGCCGGCTGGGAGGTCGTCGCGGGAGACAGGGGCGTGGCCGCCGACGCCGTCGTCCTCGCCACCCCCGCCGGGCCCGCCGCCGCGCTCCTCGCCGACCACGCGCCCGCCGCCTCCGCCGAGCTCGCCGGCATCGAGTACGCCTCCATGGCCCTGATCACGCTCGCCTTCCGCCGCACCGACCTCCCCGCCCTGCCGGGCTCGGGATTCCTCGTCCCCCCCGTCGACGGCCACACCATCAAGGCCTCCACCTTCTCCAGCCGGAAGTGGAGGTGGGTCGCCGACGGCGCCCCCGACCTCTTCGTGCTGCGCACCTCCGTCGGCCGCCACGGCGAGGAGGAGCAGGTCCACCGCGAGGACACCGACCTCGTCGCCGCCTCCCTCAAGGACCTCGCCGCCGCCACCGGGCTCGCCGCGCGACCCGTCGCCACCACGGTCACCCGCTGGACCGGCGGCCTGCCCCAGTACCCCGTCGGTCATCTCGCCCGGGTCGCCCGCCTCCGTGAGGCCGTCGCGGCCCTGCCCGGACTGCGGGTCGCGGGCGCCGCGTACGACGGCGTCGGCATCCCCGCGTGCATCGCCTCGGCGCACCGCGCGGCCGACGAGATCGCGGGCGCGTTCGGGGACGAGATCATCGCCACGTCGAAAAGGACCCACCCCGGTGCGGGGCACTCCTCGTGA